The DNA window CACCCTCACCGATGCTGAGATCATTCCCATTGCACTGATTCTCATCATCGGAGGCTTCGACAACACAGCGAATTTCATCGGCCAGGGGGTTCTCTCGCTGTTCAACAACCAAGATCAGCTCGCTGTACTGCTCGAAGATGTCGACACCGTCGCGCCCACTGCGGTCGAGGAGATTCTGCGCCATGCAGCGTGGGAGATCGGCAACCCCGTCGCCGGAATGGGGGCTCTGGTTCCCTTCGTCGCCACCGAAGACGTCGACCTCGAAGGTCAGCTGGTCGCCAAGGGTGAGGCCATCATGATCGATCCCAATGGGGCCAATCATGACGCGATCGCAATGGCCGAGCCGGCGACGTTCGACGTGCGGCGCGCCGACAACCCGCATCTGACACTGAGCTTCGGATTGCACCACTGTCTCGGCGCCCCTCTGGCTCGAATGGAACTGCAAGTGGCGATCACCGAACTCTTCCGTCGCCTCCCTGGGCTCCGTCAGGACGGGCCTGTCGTCATCAACTACGACAACCTCACGCAGCCCATCACTTCGTTGCCAGTTGCCTGGTAGGAGACCGACATGTCCAAAGTGTTCTACCTGCAGCCCGACGGCGTCGAAAAAGTCATCGAAGGAACCGACGGCGAATCGGTCATGACGACGGCCGTGAAGAACGGGGTGAGAGGAATCGTCGGACAGTGTGGTGGTGCACTGTCCTGCGCGACGTGCCACGTCTTCCTCGCAGAGGACGAACTCGACAACTTCTCAGCACCGAGCGAAGACGAGGACGACATGCTCGACTGCGCCGCAACGGACCGCGAACCCAACTCCCGCCTGTCCTGCCAACTGCTCCTGCGCGAAGGATCCGACATACACGTGACCATCCCTTCGAGTCAGCTGTGACCATGCCCGACCTCGACCGCGCACGCTCCGGGGAGCACCAAACTGCGCCGAGGGCAGTTGTCGTTGTCGGTGCCTCGCATGCGGCAGTCCAGTTCGCGGAGTCGCTACGATCGAATGGGTTCGGCGGGACGGTGCAACTGATCGGCGAAGAACTCCATCAGCCGTACAACCGCCCGTCGTTGTCGAAGGCGTACCTGAAGGGCGAGGTAACCGTGGAGTCGTTGGCGCTCCGCGGATCGAACTGGTACACCGACCATTCCATCGATCTCACCCTCGGCGAACGAGTCGTACGTATCGAACACGGAAAGAACGGGAGCGGCCGCGTCCACACCAGCAAAGTTCATTCGGGCGAGAACGAAGTGTCGTCCTATGTCTACGATCGGCTGATCTTGGCGACCGGTGCCAGTCCACGCAAGCTGAACATTGCCGGCACCGACGCCGACGGTGTCGTCGAGTTGCGCTCGGTCGACGACGCCCACAGTCTTCGGGATCGGGTGGCCTCAGGTCCGGTCGTGGTGATCGGAGGCGGATTCATCGGCCTCGAAGCCGCTGCCACCATCCGCAGCTTGGGAGGCACCGTGACGGTTCTCGAAGCCGGACCACGGCTGATGGGCCGCGCGGTGGGCGAAGCGACCGCCGCATTCATACTTGCTGCACATCGAACGATGGGTGTGGATGTTCGCCTGTCCACTGCTCCCGAAGCCATTCTCACCGACGACCACGGTGCGGTCCGAGGAGTTCGGGTCGCTGGCAACGACATTGCGGCGTCGACGGTCCTCATCGGCGTGGGAGTCGAGCCGAATATCGCTCTTGCCGAGAGCCTCGGCTTGTCCTGCGCGGCGGGGATCGTGGTCGATCATCGCGGTGTGACCTCGGAAGGGACCGTTCTGGCGATCGGAGATTGCACCGTGCAACCTCACCCTGGGGCCGATCTCGACCTGGAACGATCCGTTCGCTTGGAATCGGTCGACAATGCCGTCGAGCAAGCCGCGTCGGCGGCCAGAGTGGTTGCTGGCGAACCGGATTCGGTTCGCGCCGTACCGTGGTTCTGGTCCGATCAAGGTGACTGGAAGCTCCAAATAGCAGGGTTGACCGGAACGCACGATGCGGTCGTGGTCCGGTCCGATCCTGACCGTCCCCGACGTTTGGTCGTCGGGTACTTCACGAGTGGGCGGCTCAGTGCCGCCGAATGCGTGAACGCACCCGCCGACTTCCTTGCGCTGCGAGGAGCATTGAACAACGGGACGCTCGTGACGCCGGAGGAATTTGCCGACACCTCCGCCCCGCTCAAGCAACTGCTGAAACCGCAAGCATCCAGGGCGTCCGCAACCGCATAGCCGCGCGGGGCGAGACCCCGCCGCCTTACCTGCAATGTGCACCACTGTTCAGTCCTGACCACGCAGGCCGATTTCCTCGCCGTGAATCGGCTGACTCCGACGTAGAAAGTAGACGCCATGCGCGCGTACCGAGTCCCAGCCTTCCTGTCGGCCCCGGAGTGGCAGGAAGTGCCCGAACCCACACCGGGCCCGGGCCAGGTGGTTGTAGAAGTGACTGCCGTCGGACTATGCCATTCCGACATAGGCATGCTCGAAATACCGCCGACCCTCGCCGAATCACTGGGCTGGACAGCACCTTTCACGCTGGGTCACGAGATCGCCGGTCGAATTTCGGCGTTGGGTGCGGGTGTGCACAACTTGGCACTTGGTACGGCGGTGATTTTGGCGTCGTCGAGTTGTGGGAACTGTTGGTACTGCGTTCGCGGACACAGCAACAATTGCTTGTACGGCAACGTCAACCGCGGCGCTGGCGACGACGGTGGCCTCGCCCCTTACGTACTGGTCAAGACTCCCCGCGACCTGCTGGAACTCGGTGACCTCGATCCGGTCGCCGCAGCGCCGCTCACGGACGCGGGGGCAACGGCTTACCATGGCGTCAACCGGGTGCGCAACCTACTCGAACCCGGTTCCACCGCGGTTGTTTTCGGAGCGGGTGGACTCGGCTCCTTCGCAGTCCAACTCCTCCGTGTCCTTTCACCGGCCAAAATTATCGCGTTTGATCCCTCGTTGGACAAGCGCTCGTTGGCAATGGAATTGGGTGCACATCTCGCGTTGCCCGGCGTATCGGCGGAGACTGTGGAGGAAGTCAGGAATCACACCGGCGGACGCGGCGCAGATGCAGTTTTGGACTTCGTGGGTACCGATGCGACCATCAGCGCCGGCGTGTCCTCCGTTCGCCCGGGCGGTGCCTACGGGCTCGTAGGTGCCGCGGGCGGCACCCTGACGACCCCCGGTGGCTGGTACCACCTGCTACCGAAAGACGGTGAAATCTTCACCTACGAAGGCAGTAGTCTCGCGGACGCTCAAGGGGTCCTGGCGCTCGCACGGAGTGGCCTCATTTCGAGCCCTGTCGAAACCTTCGCGTTCGATGACGTCGAAGAGGCGTATCGACGCTTGCGGGCCGGCACCCTACGAGGGCGCGCAGTGGTGACCTTCGACTGACTACGCGTCGGCAGTCAGGGAGTCACCGACGAACCGTCCGCGGAGTCATGTGAAATCAGCATCGTTGTGCGCGTACCCAGCATGCCGAACTGAATGACAGGAGCTTGATTCGACCGCCAGCGGCAGGCGGCCGGGCACGTTACCTACGATGTCGCGGCAGAATCCAGAGCACCACCAGGGCGCCGAGTACGAGGGTGCCGCCGGACACCCAACTTGCCGATTCGACGGCGGTGGTGAATGCGCCGTGGGCGACATCGAGTACGGTCTGCGCGAGTGGTGCGGTGGTGGAATCCCCGGATAGTTCCTGGGCTACCACCGACGCGGCACCGACCGATTCGCGGCCCGCCTCGATAGCACCCTCGATACCTGCTCGAGTAGGTTCGGCGAGCTGCTCGACATCGAGCCCTGCTGATCGCTCGTCGAAACCTGCGGTGTACCCGGAGGCCAGCACCGAGCCGAGCAATGCGATTCCGAGCGCACCGCCGAACTCGATGGCAGTGTCGTTGATGCCGCCGGCAGATCCGAGTTCGGATTCGTCGAATCCACCCATGATCGCGTCTGTCGCGGGTGGTTCCGCTGCACCCATACCGAGTCCGAGGATCGAGATCGACAGCGCGAACCAGCCGTAGCCTGCGGTGTCGTCGATCTGAGTGAGGATCAGAATTCCCGCAGCGGCCAGAGCCATTCCGGCAACGATGAGTGCGCGTTCTCCCACGATCGGGAGTAGTCGTCCTGACACAATCGATCCGAGGGTGACGGCAAAAGCCAAGGGAAGCAGGCGGATTCCGGTTTCGAGTGGACCGTACAGGAAGACGAACTGGAGATGCTGCGCGACGAAGTAGATCGTGCCGAACGCAGCGAGGAACAGCAGGCCGACCGACAACAGCGAGCCACCGACTTTCCGATCGCTCAACCGGCGCACGTTCAGCAACGGGTGCGGGTGTCGCCGCTCCCACCAGACGAACACAATCGCGGCACCGATTGCAGAGACTGCCGCTGCAATCGGTGCAGTACCCCATCCACCGTGCAGTCCGTCGATGATGGCGTAGACCGATCCGCCGACCAGCACGATCGAGAGCACGCCTCCGAACCAGTCGGTGCGGCTTGCGTCGACGACGCGGCTGGGTGGGACGAGCGCCAGCGAAGCGACGATGGCGATGATGACCACGGGGACGTTCATCAAGAACGTTGCGTGCCATGACGAGCTCTGCAGCACCGATCCTGCGAGAAGGGGGCCGAGGGCAATGCCGAGCCCTGACGTGG is part of the Rhodococcus sovatensis genome and encodes:
- a CDS encoding FAD-dependent oxidoreductase; protein product: MPDLDRARSGEHQTAPRAVVVVGASHAAVQFAESLRSNGFGGTVQLIGEELHQPYNRPSLSKAYLKGEVTVESLALRGSNWYTDHSIDLTLGERVVRIEHGKNGSGRVHTSKVHSGENEVSSYVYDRLILATGASPRKLNIAGTDADGVVELRSVDDAHSLRDRVASGPVVVIGGGFIGLEAAATIRSLGGTVTVLEAGPRLMGRAVGEATAAFILAAHRTMGVDVRLSTAPEAILTDDHGAVRGVRVAGNDIAASTVLIGVGVEPNIALAESLGLSCAAGIVVDHRGVTSEGTVLAIGDCTVQPHPGADLDLERSVRLESVDNAVEQAASAARVVAGEPDSVRAVPWFWSDQGDWKLQIAGLTGTHDAVVVRSDPDRPRRLVVGYFTSGRLSAAECVNAPADFLALRGALNNGTLVTPEEFADTSAPLKQLLKPQASRASATA
- a CDS encoding 2Fe-2S iron-sulfur cluster-binding protein, with the protein product MSKVFYLQPDGVEKVIEGTDGESVMTTAVKNGVRGIVGQCGGALSCATCHVFLAEDELDNFSAPSEDEDDMLDCAATDREPNSRLSCQLLLREGSDIHVTIPSSQL
- a CDS encoding alcohol dehydrogenase catalytic domain-containing protein; translation: MRAYRVPAFLSAPEWQEVPEPTPGPGQVVVEVTAVGLCHSDIGMLEIPPTLAESLGWTAPFTLGHEIAGRISALGAGVHNLALGTAVILASSSCGNCWYCVRGHSNNCLYGNVNRGAGDDGGLAPYVLVKTPRDLLELGDLDPVAAAPLTDAGATAYHGVNRVRNLLEPGSTAVVFGAGGLGSFAVQLLRVLSPAKIIAFDPSLDKRSLAMELGAHLALPGVSAETVEEVRNHTGGRGADAVLDFVGTDATISAGVSSVRPGGAYGLVGAAGGTLTTPGGWYHLLPKDGEIFTYEGSSLADAQGVLALARSGLISSPVETFAFDDVEEAYRRLRAGTLRGRAVVTFD
- a CDS encoding MFS transporter yields the protein MSLVQEQPVSAMSGPYRYRWYALAVLCASLLAVVMANTSLIVAVPTMTEDLGLTSTQLQWVIDGYTVPYAALMLLFGALGDRFGRRRALILGLVIFGIGSILGSLAESAGEVVAWRLLMGIGAALIMPATLSLLVVTFPKAERARAIAIWAATSGLGIALGPLLAGSVLQSSSWHATFLMNVPVVIIAIVASLALVPPSRVVDASRTDWFGGVLSIVLVGGSVYAIIDGLHGGWGTAPIAAAVSAIGAAIVFVWWERRHPHPLLNVRRLSDRKVGGSLLSVGLLFLAAFGTIYFVAQHLQFVFLYGPLETGIRLLPLAFAVTLGSIVSGRLLPIVGERALIVAGMALAAAGILILTQIDDTAGYGWFALSISILGLGMGAAEPPATDAIMGGFDESELGSAGGINDTAIEFGGALGIALLGSVLASGYTAGFDERSAGLDVEQLAEPTRAGIEGAIEAGRESVGAASVVAQELSGDSTTAPLAQTVLDVAHGAFTTAVESASWVSGGTLVLGALVVLWILPRHRR